One Archangium violaceum genomic window, GTCGCAGAACCAGTCACCGGGGTTGCAGAAGCCGCCGGTGACGGAGACGCCGCCGGTGGAGTGGTAGGCCACGGCCTCGTCGTCCTGGCCCGGCAGCGTCCCGGAGTAGGCCGTCCCCCTGGCGCCGGCGAACATGTAGAACCACTTCGAGCGCGTGGTGTTGTGGTTGTACATGGCGCGCGCGGTGGAGGTGACCAGGTCGCTCGTGAGCGGCTCGCTCGACGCCCAGTCCCCCATGTTGGCCAGCTCGCTGCCGCCGCCGGCGCCCGAGGCGATGTCCACCCACTTGATGTTCCAGCCCACCTGGGTGGTGCCATCCTTGTTGCCGCACACGCCCGAGGAGTTGGGGATGGCGTTCTTCTTGTAGCGCGTGGAGCCGCCGTACAGGGACAGCGCGTAGCCGATCTGCAGATTGCCCGCGCTGTGCGCCGCGATGTAGCACCAGTTGGCGCCGGTGCAGAAGCAGTCGAGCGCGTCACGGATGCGGTAGTTCTCCACGGAGATCTTCTGCGTGCCGAGCCAGTTGACTGCCTTCTTGTTCACACCGGCCGCGGTGCTGCTCGGGCCCCAGTAGCTGAAGTCGGCGTAGTTGCCGCGCTGGGTGGTGCCGCTGTTACGGCCGTGAATCCAGAGGGAGTAGTTGGTGGCCGAGGCCTCCGCGCCGACCAGGGCGGTGGCGGCGATGATGGCCGTGCTGAACAGCTTCTTCATGAGACAGCCTCCTGCTCGAACCTGCATGGGGGGACCCGCTCGGCTGGCCGCCGGGCAGGTGGAGGCACTGTACTTTTATTTTCTCAAAAACTGAATTACGGCCATTCTCATAAAGGGAGAATATTCTGACACAACGTGTCACCCATGGATTCCTGGATGCGGCGCGTCAGGGACTCGTATGGGCAGGGAGCGGGCGGAGGGGCGTCCGGCACGGGGACGCGGGAGGCGGATGCATAGCTTGAATCGCGTCCTTGCATCCCTTGAGGAGGCCCTACCCATGTCCTCACTCGACGTACCCTTGACGCTGCTGGATCCCGAAGGCGGATGGATCAACGCCCCCGTGCACGTGCACGACCTGCGCGGCCGGCCGACGCTCCTCTACTTCTGGTCCGAGCTGAGCCCGGCCAACGAGCAGCAACTGCCGAAGATCAAGACGCTGCTGGACGAGTTCCTGCCCAAGGGCCTCCAGGTCATCGGCGTCCACGTGCCCATGGCGGGAGAGGACCTGGAGCACGCGCTGGACACCAACGACATCGAGGCCATCGTGAAGCGGATGGGCTTCCGCCACCCGGTGGCGGTGGATGATGGCTCGATGGAGCAGGCCTACGGCGTGAC contains:
- a CDS encoding TlpA family protein disulfide reductase, with translation MSSLDVPLTLLDPEGGWINAPVHVHDLRGRPTLLYFWSELSPANEQQLPKIKTLLDEFLPKGLQVIGVHVPMAGEDLEHALDTNDIEAIVKRMGFRHPVAVDDGSMEQAYGVTDVPTFLVYDGFGILRFRVAGEDALNPELRRILERLTGPEANTGAFAP